From Fusarium musae strain F31 chromosome 8, whole genome shotgun sequence:
TCAACCAACAATTAAATTATCATCGTAAGGGATCACGCTACAATTCAATAAGCTGTTCCCTGGCTGGCTCGTTTCGATGGTTATCATCCTGAACTCCTTGCTCCGCCTGTGCTTCCACGTTGTGCTCTGTGCCAGTGCTGGTGGTCGCCCCTTCACCAAGATTCTCGTCTTGGTCCTGGTTCTCATGGCTCTCTTCATTTTGAGCTgccgctgctgttgctgccgcCGCGGCTTCGGCCTCTCTCTCCTCGGCTTCTCGACGCTCTCTCTCCGCTCGTGCAGCTGCTTCTAGATTGGCTATATGCCTTTCTGCAACACCCGGTGCGATACTGGCCAGAAACAAGAGACCCGCTCTCTCCACGCGTCTGACTTGTGATAATAGCCAACTTTCAGGACCTTGGTGCTGAGCTACAAGTCGACGTGCCATTTCAGTAGGATCTGGGTTTTGTCGAGGCTGCTGATTCTGCTGGTCTTCTCCAGCGATAGCTTGGCGATGTCTGGGCTCAGCGGGAATCAGATTTTCGAGGTGTCGTCCCAAGGGCTGCCAAACATGATCTGGAACGCCGTTAAATATTCCAGTACTAAGCAAAAAGATAAGCACCGCAATCACAATGATGGTGAACCATCTGGACCAGCTTGCGTTGGGGGAAGTGAAGAACCAGACAAACAGAACCAGCCGGAACAGTAGCCAGAGCTGCGGCCAGAGCTGCATAAGGAGAGGTGGAAGCGCCGCCATAGGTGGGTTTCCCCGGTGCATCAGGGGAGCCATAATCGCCGCAGGGTCCGGTTCTTGCGCCTGGTTTTggccttgggcttgagcCGGGTATGCGGGCTGCTGCGGCGGCGCAGGGTGCTGAGCTTGCTGCTGAAAAGGCTGAGGGGGTTGTAGGTTCAGAGGTCGTCCTTGTGCCTGGAGCTGGGGTATCGGCTGCGGCGCGATCTGGGATCggggatggtgatggtggtgatgatgaggatggtggtggtgatggtggtggtgtctCGCTCGCAGCTGATTCTGGGCATCTAGAGCGGCACTACTAAGAGCAGCGGCTTGTCGAAGGTGAGGTAGACTCGTCTGAGTTCGCAACCGAGGGGTGATAAATGCTTCGGaactagtattatttaaaagcaagGCTCTGGGCCCCTCGGGCGACGAGAGAATATACACCTCGGGTCCTTGCCTAGTTCGTGAACTTCCAGGCGCTACAGTAGTACTGACTCGATTAAGAGACGAATCAGGGGTTCCACGACCACTGCCGGTCATGGGTTGGGACATGGGCCACGTAGGCGCCGTTAGTCCATGTTGAGGTCGGTTGTGAAGAGATGTGCTCGAAGCGCTTCGTTGCATTGCGCTGGCCATGGCCGACGTAGCTTGGTTCATATCAGCGTTTCGAAAAAGATTCTGTACATCAGCGGGAGACATTGAGCCGCTAGCACCACCGTTACCCTGTTGTCCGGGTACCATAGTCCGAATCACAGTCTCGAACTGATAGGTGCTCCCGTTTGGTCCAACGTGCTCACGGTAAACAGTATGGCCTGGCGCTGGGCTTGCTCGGCCACTATTGTTTCCACCAGTATTTCCAGGGTTGTTGGGGTCACCAACGCCGCGCATCCCCATTTGAGCTCTCGTTCGTTGGTTCTGGTTGAGAGCTCTAGCCATGGCCTCTCGTTGGATGCTGTTCAACCACTGTGTCATGTtctgatgttggtgttgaaaggCGGCCGCTTGCTCGGGAGTGTGCGAAGGCGAAGGGGACGGCATGCGTGGTTGAGGGAACGGGTTGGAAGTCGGGGGCATCGAGTTTCGCCACGCTGGCGGCATCTGGTATCCAAAAGCTTGACCAGGGgcttgctgaggttgagggcgTGGAGGATGTGTTGGTGGTGCAGAAGCGGCTGGACTCGGACCTGGCGCAGGCGCAGGTGCAGGTACAGGAGCGGCGAGGGACGGTGGCGCAGAGGGCGCAGAGGGGTTTGAAGATGTGGTATCGGACATGTCGCGAAGGACAAGGTGAATCGTTTGCTGCTCGGAAGTGCGAACCTGTAGTCATGACAAGTCGTCGGGTTAGCATGTTGCAACTCTTTGGACAGATCACCATTCAGGAATCACGTACCGCATCAACGCCCAAGATATCAACTAGTGTATCCGCTTCGCGGACGAGTGCGTGCCCCCTATGGATTAATCGTTGATGGTCGTCGGCGGGCCGCAGAGGAAGAGTCTGGCGAATTTTATCCTTGAGCTGTTTGATCGTAGTATTTGCAGCAAGGTTGGGGAAGAGTAGCGGTCGATTCACACCAACAGACGGTGACACGACCTGCAGGTTGACAGTCTGTTCGTCGGTTGTCGCAGTAGAGGCGGCGGAAGGTCCATCGTCCTGAGGACGAGTAGCAGAAGGCAtggaagccatgatgatcaagCTGATAGCATACCACCCCCAGGTAGGCAGGCGAGCTAAGGGAGGATGAAGTGGCCCGAAGTATCGGGATCCTAACAAGGAacagcgacgaagaagaaaggaCAGGTAGGGTCGTCGTCGATGAAGTTATAATTCAGGAACATATGTCGGTAATCGACAGCAGGGTTTCGCCGCTTCCTAATCGTGGCTGTCGATCTACGAGAGCTCGCGTGTTGAGAGAAAGCACCGGCTCGTTAACTGACGTCGGTTGTGTCGTCTTACTAACACTAAAAGGGTCGCATGTCCAAGGGAGTCTGACGACAGATGATACAGAAAGGGATGACCAAATGCGACGGCTACAAGCAGCACAAAGATGTGCTCAAATAGATTGCAGTGATTCGTTGTGTAAATAGGATTTGGTGAAATGAGGGAACAGAAGGTTTTGATAGTTGATGGTTGATTACTATGTGACAATCAAGACATGGAAGACAATGGATGGCAACGACAATGGTTAGGGTGGCCTTTTGTCCTTGGGTTGGGGCCATATTCAGGTAAGCTCAGGCACACGCTCACCTTAGCCTGCGACAATAGGGAGCGGCCAGGGGAGTGACAGCCCGCTGTTGCGGTGTCGGTCTGTTGAGATCGGGTCGTTACAGCGCTAGTGTTGATTGGCCAGTGTTCTAAGAACCCCTGTTCAACCCACACTCTTTCCTTCGAGATCAATGGATCATCATCGTTCGGCGTTCGGCGTCTTTTGCTTCCGAGAGCTTGTCCGAGAAGCTGTGTGTGTCTTGGCTGTGTGCGGctaacaagctcaagcagccgcaatccatcgtcatcgctgGGTTTGACGTCAACATCCATCGAAAACAAGGGTCCAGTCCTCTTTGAGAGGCTTCAACTACCTCTCTTCTACCCAAAGACTCCACGCAATTGTACAAGAGCCAAGGAGGTAGCGTTCAATCGCTGTCAATCTCTACTGTCCGCTATGGCTCCAACCCTTGGTTTTGGGCCTGGCTCCTCCAAGCTCGGTAGTCACATGCTCCGCAACTCATTCTACACCCACGCCCGCGGGAGGAATTGTTACTCGCCATCTGCCTCGCGACACATGTTTCTGGCCTCTACGAGATCGCGATGCCTATCACGGCCTTCGGCCTCTTCAATTCGAACCTTTGCCTCCAATTCGGGCAAGAGACCAAGATTTTCCCAGCGCCTCGGCGAGGCCATGCGAAACTCCAAAATTCAATGGTACCGGATCCCTGTCGGTCTAGGTATTGGTTTCCTCGGCCTCGTCCAGTTTTATAAGGTCTCTTCCCGTGAGAAGGAGAGACTCGAGAATGAAGATGGACAGGAGGGTTCTAGGGCACCCAAGAAGCGTGCAAGAATCCGACCTGACGGTCCTTGGTATGTTGCTTATTTATGCCCCTATTCCCATCAATGCTAACTCAATCCATCCCAGGCAAGTCCAGGTCATGTCAACTCTACCCCTAAAGGCTATTTCTAGGCTTTGGGGTCGATTCAACGAACTTACCATTCCTTACTATCTTCGAGTTCCCGGTTTCAAGCTTTACTCTTGGATTTTCGGTGTCAAGTTTGTACCCTCAACTCAACGCTCGAAATCCCTTTGCTAACGATAGCAGCCTCGACGAAGTCGCCGAACCCGATCTCCACGTCTATCCAAACCTCGCATCCTTCTTCTACCGTACGCTCAAGCCCGGTGCTCGGCCACTTGATCAGGATCCCCATACGCTCATCTGCCCTTCCGATGGAAAAGTACTTCAGTTCGGCCAGATTCAGGGCAACGACATTGAGCAAGTTAAGGGTATGACTTACACTATcgatgctcttcttggaAAGAATACTCCTGCTCCAAGCATCTCCGGCGCTTCTGGTACTTCAACTCCCGCAACAAGCCAAGGCGACGTCTCAGAGGAGGAGTCGCTCGTTAAGCAACACGAGGAGTTTGCTCAAGTCAATGGCATTTCATACACTCTTCCCGACCTTCTCACCGGCACTGGAAAACAGGCTCCTTCGGCAAAGGACGAGTCTATGCCCGCGTCTCCTGGTACAGTTTCTGAGGTCCGTGCCGAACTCGCCCTCGGTGAGCGACCTTGGTACGATCTCATATCTCCCGACAATACCACATCGCTTTACTATGCAGTTATCTACTTGGCTCCTGGCGACTACCACCGCTTTCACTCTCCCACGAACTGGGTTGTTGACCGCCGACGTCACTTTGCAGGAGAACTATATAGCGTATCCCCATATCTTCAGCGAACCCTCCCCGGTCTTTTCACACTCAACGAGCGCGTGGTTCTTTTGGGCCGTTGGCGCTGGGGCTTCTTCAGTTATGTCCCAGTTGGTGCCACCAACGTCGGTTCCATTGTGATCAACTTTGATAAGGAACTCCGAACCAATAGTCTGTTGACTGACACGGCAGCAGACCGTGCAGCGGAGGAAGCTGCCCGCAGGGGTGAAGTGTACCATGGATTTGCTGAAGCGACATATGAAGCAGCCAGCCCTGTTCTGCGGGGTCATGCCCTCCGACGCGGTGAAGAAATGGGCGGTTTCCAGTTGGGTAGCACCATCGTACTCGTTTTCGAGGCACCCTCAAGCAAAACAGATGAGAACAATAGACATGTCGGTTGGGATTGGGCTGTACAGAAGGGACAGAAGGTGAAAATGGGACAAGTGCTGGGACGGGTCATTGAGTGAGGTACAGCATGGCTATGCAGAGCCAAGAAGCTAGTTAAGCGTTTGGATAATTacagatatatataattgtATACTACTATATATGATGTTACGTTTTATGAAGAATATTTCAAAATTCACTTTCGTATATTGGCTACAAGGAAAGAAATATCACTAGAACATGGCATGATTTGGGTTGGCAGGTGGTGCACGTGTAGGTAGTCAATATGGATGTTCAAGTGTCGGTCAGAGGAGAAGGGCATCGTCAATGCAAACGCTTATATTGTGATTGATAATTTTGTCTATTAAAGGAAAACAAGAGCTCGGGGCTCCATGTTTCAATTGCAACTCGCTAAAAATGCAGGTTTCTAATGCCAATTCTAGTTGACGTTTCTCATGCTTTcgtaaagttattttaagcGCCAAAGACCTTGACACGCTCCTCGAGAGGAGCATAGTCCTTGGGGGCAGCCTCAGCGGTCTTGGCACCGAAGACAAGCTGGGCGTTGAGAGTCCAGGTAGAAGGAATCTTCCAGGTCTCAGCAACCTTCTCATCGATCAGGGGGTTGTAGTGCTGGAGGTTGGCACCGAGACCCTCAGCCTCGAGAGCGGTCCAGAGGAGGTACTGCTGGATGCCAGCAGACTGAACAGCCCAGGGAGGGAAGCGGTCAGCGTAGATGGCGAACTTGGTCTGCATGGCCTCGACAGCGGCGTTGTCGACATAGAAGAGGACAGTTCCGGCGGCGGCCTTGAAGCCTGAGATGCGCTTAGAGGTGCCCTCCCATGTCTCGGCGGGgacgatggccttgagggTATCGGCAGTGATGTCCCAGAGCTTGTCGTGCTCAGCGCCGTAGAGGACGACGACACGGTTGGACTGGGAGTTGAAGGATGAGGGGGTCTCGAGAGTAGTTTGGTTGACGATCTCGGTGATGCGCTGGGTGGAGATGGGGAGGTTCTTGGAGAGAGTGTAGATGGAGCGGCGGTTCTTGGCCAGCTCGATGAGGGCGTTGGCGGAGAATTTAGCGGCCATTGTGAATAGTTTGTAGGTGTTTGTAGGTGTGAGTGTTAAGTGGTGTGTAAGTGATATGAGCTGAGagactgatgatgatctgGATTCTGGAAGGACAGACAACACGGGGAATCAactagaatatatataacaAAACCCTCAATCAGTATCAAAGTAACGGCCCCGCCATATCGACCCCTCCTCCCCATTGTCCCATTCGTAAAGAGCAGAAACACATCAGACCCTGCCGACTTTTCGCAATCGCCAAGCTCCACTGACTAATGCGACTAATGCAGTGCCGAGCGCCGGGATGGCATCAGTGAAGGGTTCTGTGCCTGTCTAATCAGTTTGTCAGCCACCGGCTAGTAATTTCTGCTCGCGCGCGCTAGACTTGGGATATCTTTCCGAACGATTCCATCCGGATATACATATATTGGATGGGGTTAGCGTCAATCGAAAGCTACCCTGAAGCCACGATTGATTTGGGCTTCGTTTcctggatgatggatgggaaTAATCACTCAGCTAATTGCCATAATGGTATCACTGCGAGTAGTAGTGTCTTCTGATATCT
This genomic window contains:
- a CDS encoding hypothetical protein (EggNog:ENOG41), with translation MAAKFSANALIELAKNRRSIYTLSKNLPISTQRITEIVNQTTLETPSSFNSQSNRVVVLYGAEHDKLWDITADTLKAIVPAETWEGTSKRISGFKAAAGTVLFYVDNAAVEAMQTKFAIYADRFPPWAVQSAGIQQYLLWTALEAEGLGANLQHYNPLIDEKVAETWKIPSTWTLNAQLVFGAKTAEAAPKDYAPLEERVKVFGA
- a CDS encoding hypothetical protein (EggNog:ENOG41); the protein is MASMPSATRPQDDGPSAASTATTDEQTVNLQVVSPSVGVNRPLLFPNLAANTTIKQLKDKIRQTLPLRPADDHQRLIHRGHALVREADTLVDILGVDAVRTSEQQTIHLVLRDMSDTTSSNPSAPSAPPSLAAPVPAPAPAPGPSPAASAPPTHPPRPQPQQAPGQAFGYQMPPAWRNSMPPTSNPFPQPRMPSPSPSHTPEQAAAFQHQHQNMTQWLNSIQREAMARALNQNQRTRAQMGMRGVGDPNNPGNTGGNNSGRASPAPGHTVYREHVGPNGSTYQFETVIRTMVPGQQGNGGASGSMSPADVQNLFRNADMNQATSAMASAMQRSASSTSLHNRPQHGLTAPTWPMSQPMTGSGRGTPDSSLNRVSTTVAPGSSRTRQGPEVYILSSPEGPRALLLNNTSSEAFITPRLRTQTSLPHLRQAAALSSAALDAQNQLRARHHHHHHHHPHHHHHHHPRSQIAPQPIPQLQAQGRPLNLQPPQPFQQQAQHPAPPQQPAYPAQAQGQNQAQEPDPAAIMAPLMHRGNPPMAALPPLLMQLWPQLWLLFRLVLFVWFFTSPNASWSRWFTIIVIAVLIFLLSTGIFNGVPDHVWQPLGRHLENLIPAEPRHRQAIAGEDQQNQQPRQNPDPTEMARRLVAQHQGPESWLLSQVRRVERAGLLFLASIAPGVAERHIANLEAAARAERERREAEEREAEAAAAATAAAAQNEESHENQDQDENLGEGATTSTGTEHNVEAQAEQGVQDDNHRNEPAREQLIEL
- a CDS encoding hypothetical protein (EggNog:ENOG41~BUSCO:EOG092639H5), producing the protein MAPTLGFGPGSSKLGSHMLRNSFYTHARGRNCYSPSASRHMFLASTRSRCLSRPSASSIRTFASNSGKRPRFSQRLGEAMRNSKIQWYRIPVGLGIGFLGLVQFYKVSSREKERLENEDGQEGSRAPKKRARIRPDGPWQVQVMSTLPLKAISRLWGRFNELTIPYYLRVPGFKLYSWIFGVNLDEVAEPDLHVYPNLASFFYRTLKPGARPLDQDPHTLICPSDGKVLQFGQIQGNDIEQVKGMTYTIDALLGKNTPAPSISGASGTSTPATSQGDVSEEESLVKQHEEFAQVNGISYTLPDLLTGTGKQAPSAKDESMPASPGTVSEVRAELALGERPWYDLISPDNTTSLYYAVIYLAPGDYHRFHSPTNWVVDRRRHFAGELYSVSPYLQRTLPGLFTLNERVVLLGRWRWGFFSYVPVGATNVGSIVINFDKELRTNSLLTDTAADRAAEEAARRGEVYHGFAEATYEAASPVLRGHALRRGEEMGGFQLGSTIVLVFEAPSSKTDENNRHVGWDWAVQKGQKVKMGQVLGRVIE